The following are encoded in a window of Bacillus sp. SORGH_AS_0510 genomic DNA:
- a CDS encoding glycosyl hydrolase family 18 protein produces MARLDYAKNKKRSTKWIIGGLIGSCLLIFSSIFFMLYPFASTEKKAYFEGKHPILFKGKQLGNALIEGNSLYVPLTFFKKNIDSSIHYDEKSKSVIITTTDKVVQMSTDSLTYFVNQKPVNLQLSPILVKKGEIYVALDPVLSFYSIQYKTLPDSMAIWIQHDDEQYDNGRLLEKDINNEKLRLRTEPSWHSPYVAEMRPKEKVMIEGVKDNFYLIRKENGISGYIKKEYVIKGEHVKVSVKKERKTFQIPKINGPIQLTWEAVYTKNPNITKIPEMTGLNVVSPTWFSLASNTGVVKNLASLDYSKWAQGKGYQVWGVFSNSFDPKLTHEAFKDYETRTAIIRQLLHFSQMYHLQGMNFDIENVNPEDGPLITQFMREAAPYLHEAGLVISMDITFSAGENNNWSSFYERPKLANIVDYLIVMAYDEHTNAATGAGSVASLPWVEDNLDRLLTEVPHEKLILGVPLYARLWKEQTNADGTVEITSKALAMDKVKAWLSEKGVQPKYDEASGQNYAEFYAAEESATYKIWIEDEFSLNKRVELAIKYKLAGIGAWSRLFGDQTAWTALNLLAERTVSQK; encoded by the coding sequence ATGGCACGTCTAGACTATGCAAAAAATAAAAAACGCTCAACTAAATGGATAATCGGTGGATTAATAGGTTCTTGTCTACTTATTTTTAGTTCTATTTTTTTCATGTTATATCCATTTGCATCAACAGAAAAAAAAGCTTATTTCGAGGGAAAGCATCCCATCCTTTTCAAGGGAAAACAGTTGGGAAATGCCCTGATTGAGGGAAATTCTCTGTATGTTCCACTCACATTTTTTAAGAAGAATATTGATTCTTCAATTCATTATGATGAAAAATCGAAATCCGTCATTATTACTACAACAGATAAAGTAGTACAAATGTCAACTGATTCATTAACTTATTTTGTTAATCAAAAACCAGTAAATCTACAGCTTTCTCCCATTCTAGTAAAAAAGGGTGAAATCTATGTTGCCCTTGATCCAGTTCTTTCGTTTTACTCCATTCAATATAAAACATTACCGGATAGTATGGCTATTTGGATTCAACACGATGATGAGCAATACGATAATGGTAGGTTATTAGAAAAGGACATTAATAACGAAAAGCTTAGACTTCGTACGGAACCATCTTGGCATTCACCGTATGTTGCGGAAATGAGACCAAAGGAAAAGGTTATGATTGAAGGTGTAAAGGACAATTTTTACCTTATCAGGAAAGAAAACGGTATTAGCGGCTATATAAAAAAAGAATATGTGATAAAAGGGGAGCACGTAAAGGTTAGTGTAAAGAAAGAACGAAAAACGTTTCAAATCCCGAAAATAAATGGCCCTATCCAATTAACATGGGAAGCCGTCTACACAAAGAACCCTAATATAACAAAAATTCCGGAAATGACCGGTTTAAACGTGGTTTCTCCAACCTGGTTCTCTCTAGCAAGCAATACTGGAGTTGTTAAAAACCTTGCATCACTTGACTATAGTAAATGGGCACAAGGAAAAGGGTATCAGGTTTGGGGAGTGTTTTCTAATTCATTTGATCCAAAACTCACCCATGAAGCATTCAAAGATTATGAAACGAGAACAGCGATTATCAGGCAGTTGCTTCATTTTAGCCAAATGTATCATCTTCAAGGGATGAACTTTGATATTGAGAATGTTAATCCCGAGGATGGGCCGTTAATTACACAATTTATGCGAGAGGCCGCCCCTTATCTTCACGAGGCAGGTCTGGTGATATCAATGGACATCACCTTCTCCGCTGGTGAAAACAACAATTGGTCTTCTTTTTACGAGAGACCCAAGCTTGCGAATATTGTTGATTATCTTATTGTTATGGCATACGATGAGCATACGAATGCCGCCACTGGAGCAGGAAGTGTAGCAAGTTTGCCATGGGTGGAAGATAATCTTGATAGACTTTTAACAGAGGTGCCCCATGAAAAGTTAATTCTAGGTGTGCCTTTATACGCTAGGCTCTGGAAGGAACAGACGAATGCCGATGGTACGGTTGAAATTACTTCAAAGGCACTAGCAATGGATAAAGTGAAGGCTTGGCTGTCTGAAAAAGGTGTGCAACCTAAATATGATGAGGCAAGCGGACAGAACTACGCTGAATTTTATGCAGCAGAAGAAAGTGCAACCTATAAAATTTGGATTGAAGATGAATTTTCACTAAATAAACGAGTAGAATTGGCTATCAAATATAAACTTGCTGGTATTGGAGCATGGTCCCGACTGTTTGGGGATCAAACGGCATGGACTGCCTTAAATCTACTAGCTGAGAGAACTGTGTCGCAGAAATGA
- a CDS encoding CapA family protein yields MRKKAIIPSVFIMIICATLASVLFVKEQTGVKEKKVYPSKNHSTRPFKLMHRNLIEKVTIGAIGDILIHDVIYRDAFNGTGYNFNPMFENVKNLLEMPDVLTANQESILGGTDLGLSGYPRFNSPFEVADTLLHSGVDIVSTANNHTLDKGSKGIQSETAYLESIGLPHVGSFVDTTDQQKLRIINKNGINISFLSYTYGTNGIRVPKGQDFLVNLINRDKMKEEIRRAKKASDIVVMSIHWGNEYQRIPTNAQKDLARFLANEGVDIIFGSHPHVLQPMEWIKTTDGRNVFVVYSLGNFISGQNNHYKDIGGLATIDVTKQVTDHGKTIEISNPVFFPTYVSSQKDHQFKVVPLQMANTFGLPNAEAKYKEIQQHMYQWLR; encoded by the coding sequence ATGAGAAAGAAAGCCATTATTCCTTCTGTTTTTATTATGATCATTTGTGCAACACTAGCATCTGTTCTTTTCGTCAAAGAACAAACAGGAGTAAAAGAAAAGAAAGTTTACCCTTCTAAAAATCATAGTACCCGTCCCTTCAAATTAATGCATCGAAATCTAATAGAGAAAGTAACAATTGGTGCGATTGGAGATATCCTCATACATGATGTCATTTATCGAGATGCCTTTAATGGGACAGGCTATAATTTCAATCCTATGTTTGAAAATGTAAAAAATCTTTTAGAAATGCCTGATGTGTTAACGGCTAATCAAGAGAGTATACTAGGTGGAACTGATCTGGGGCTTTCGGGATATCCCAGGTTTAATAGTCCGTTTGAAGTAGCTGATACCCTTCTTCATTCCGGTGTAGATATTGTCTCTACAGCCAACAACCATACATTAGATAAGGGTTCCAAAGGGATACAATCAGAAACAGCTTATCTAGAAAGCATTGGATTACCCCATGTAGGCAGTTTTGTGGACACCACAGATCAGCAAAAGTTGCGTATTATAAACAAAAATGGAATTAATATAAGTTTCCTATCATACACGTATGGCACAAATGGGATACGAGTTCCAAAAGGCCAGGATTTCTTAGTAAACCTGATTAATCGTGATAAAATGAAAGAAGAAATACGCCGTGCAAAAAAGGCATCAGATATTGTTGTTATGAGCATACATTGGGGAAATGAGTATCAAAGAATCCCTACTAATGCACAAAAAGATTTAGCCCGTTTCCTGGCAAATGAAGGAGTGGATATCATCTTTGGATCCCATCCACACGTTCTTCAGCCAATGGAATGGATTAAAACAACAGATGGCAGAAATGTATTTGTGGTCTATTCATTAGGCAACTTTATTTCAGGACAAAATAATCATTATAAAGACATTGGTGGTCTGGCAACAATCGATGTGACGAAACAGGTCACGGATCATGGAAAAACAATCGAAATCTCGAATCCTGTCTTTTTCCCTACTTATGTCTCGAGTCAAAAAGATCATCAGTTTAAGGTCGTTCCGTTACAAATGGCGAATACTTTTGGGCTTCCGAATGCAGAGGCAAAATACAAGGAAATCCAGCAACACATGTATCAATGGCTCCGTTAG
- a CDS encoding diguanylate cyclase domain-containing protein: MAKNIKQYLSNQYPDIHVLFVEEEGFSREKLFRILKRRFSTIYVAKDSMTGFQIFQQQHPDLIIADIKLDQGKQVEMIQKIREINDKVQVILTTVHDVSNDPSIKNMMQSANHIILKPFDLDILFNAIQSSICQIQLEKEIKTSLNSLVPITYKMNHLRFYDYLSHVLEQANQFSQTLSLIKIEIDFFNKISDCFGKTAAEKVLNTIITIIQQRISEKDIYEHWKTEEFLLLLPNTNEQEATEIAESLRNLVENFNFGVIGKVTCSIAVTVYENGKSNIDLLNEVDLALSMSKSNGRNQVTTYSKEE; encoded by the coding sequence ATGGCAAAAAATATCAAACAATATTTAAGCAATCAATATCCTGATATCCATGTGTTATTCGTAGAGGAAGAGGGATTTTCAAGGGAAAAGCTTTTCCGGATACTAAAGCGACGATTTTCAACTATTTATGTGGCAAAAGATAGCATGACAGGCTTTCAAATTTTTCAACAGCAGCATCCAGATTTAATTATTGCTGATATTAAACTGGATCAAGGAAAACAGGTAGAAATGATTCAAAAAATACGAGAAATAAATGACAAAGTACAGGTAATTCTAACAACAGTCCATGATGTTAGTAATGATCCCTCTATAAAAAATATGATGCAGAGTGCTAATCATATCATCTTAAAGCCCTTTGATTTAGATATATTATTTAATGCCATTCAATCATCTATATGCCAAATTCAACTGGAAAAAGAAATCAAAACCAGTTTAAATTCCCTTGTTCCGATAACATACAAGATGAATCATTTGAGGTTTTATGACTATTTGAGCCATGTGTTGGAACAAGCCAATCAATTTAGTCAGACACTCTCCCTTATTAAGATTGAAATCGATTTTTTCAATAAGATCTCAGATTGTTTCGGAAAGACGGCGGCTGAAAAGGTGTTAAACACGATCATAACAATTATTCAACAGCGGATAAGTGAAAAAGATATTTATGAACACTGGAAAACGGAAGAATTTCTACTCTTACTCCCTAATACCAATGAACAGGAAGCCACTGAAATTGCTGAATCTCTTCGTAATTTAGTAGAGAACTTTAATTTTGGAGTAATTGGGAAAGTGACATGCAGCATCGCTGTGACAGTTTACGAAAATGGTAAATCAAACATAGACCTGCTGAATGAAGTAGATTTAGCCCTTTCTATGTCAAAATCGAACGGAAGAAACCAAGTAACTACGTACAGCAAAGAAGAATAA
- the parE gene encoding DNA topoisomerase IV subunit B has protein sequence MARNQQAFDYNDDAIQVLEGLEAVRKRPGMYIGSTDARGLHHLVYEIVDNSVDEVLAGYGDHIIVRIHKDNSISVIDKGRGMPTGMHKMGKPTPEVILTVLHAGGKFGQGGYKTSGGLHGVGASVVNALSEWLTVTIKRDGFIYEQRFENGGKPVTTLEKIGKTNQSGTTIHFKPDPSIFSTTTYNFETLCERLRESAFLLKGLKIEINDDRNGLHEVFHFENGIEAFVEYLNEEKDTLHHVVSFEGIQNGIEVEFAFQFNDGYSENVLSFVNNVRTKDGGTHEAGSKTAMTRVFNDYARKVSLLKEKDKNLDGADIREGLSAIISVRIPEELLQFEGQTKGKLGTSEARSSVDAVVSEHLSYFLEENPDISSLLIKKSIKAYQAREAARKAREDARSGKKKKRSEAVLSGKLTPAQSRNPQKNELYLVEGDSAGGSAKQGRDRRFQAVLPLRGKVINTEKAKLADIFKNEEINTIIHAIGGGVGSDFNVEDINYDKVVIMTDADTDGAHIQVLLLTFFYRYMKPLLEAGKVFIALPPLYKVSKGTGKKEIIEYAWNEDELQDAMKKVGRGYIIQRYKGLGEMNADQLWETTMDPETRTLIRVKIDDAARAERRVTTLMGDKVEPRRKWIESNVAFGLEEDDTILENENITVSEEGSEG, from the coding sequence GTGGCAAGAAATCAGCAAGCTTTTGATTATAATGATGATGCCATACAGGTGCTGGAAGGTTTAGAAGCCGTTAGAAAGCGCCCTGGAATGTACATCGGCAGTACGGATGCGCGCGGATTGCACCATCTTGTATACGAGATCGTAGATAACTCTGTTGATGAAGTACTTGCAGGCTATGGTGATCACATTATTGTTAGAATTCACAAAGATAATTCCATCAGCGTTATAGATAAAGGCCGTGGAATGCCCACTGGGATGCACAAAATGGGGAAACCGACACCAGAGGTCATCTTAACCGTCCTTCACGCCGGCGGAAAATTCGGCCAAGGCGGATATAAAACCAGTGGTGGTTTACATGGTGTTGGTGCATCAGTCGTTAACGCATTATCTGAGTGGTTAACCGTTACCATTAAAAGGGACGGATTTATTTATGAGCAGAGATTTGAAAATGGCGGTAAACCAGTTACCACATTAGAAAAAATTGGTAAAACCAATCAGTCGGGAACAACAATTCACTTTAAACCAGATCCATCCATATTCTCAACTACCACATATAATTTTGAAACCTTATGTGAGAGGCTAAGAGAATCTGCATTTTTGCTAAAAGGTCTTAAAATAGAAATTAACGATGATAGAAATGGCTTACATGAAGTTTTTCACTTTGAAAACGGAATTGAAGCCTTCGTTGAATATTTAAACGAAGAAAAAGATACGCTTCACCATGTGGTTAGCTTTGAAGGCATACAAAATGGAATAGAAGTAGAATTTGCTTTCCAATTTAATGATGGATATTCCGAAAATGTTCTTTCGTTTGTAAACAATGTTCGTACGAAGGATGGCGGTACGCACGAAGCAGGCTCCAAAACAGCCATGACTCGAGTGTTTAATGACTATGCAAGAAAGGTCTCTCTTTTAAAAGAGAAAGATAAAAACCTAGATGGAGCAGATATTCGTGAGGGCTTATCAGCTATTATTTCTGTTCGTATTCCAGAAGAACTCCTTCAGTTCGAAGGACAAACAAAGGGCAAACTAGGGACCAGCGAAGCAAGGTCATCTGTGGATGCGGTCGTTTCGGAACATCTCTCTTATTTCTTAGAAGAGAATCCTGATATCAGTTCATTGCTTATTAAAAAATCAATTAAAGCGTACCAAGCGCGGGAAGCAGCAAGAAAAGCCCGTGAGGATGCCAGAAGTGGAAAGAAAAAGAAACGTTCAGAAGCTGTCTTGTCTGGAAAATTGACACCAGCACAATCTAGAAATCCGCAAAAAAATGAGCTTTATCTGGTAGAGGGAGACTCTGCAGGAGGATCTGCAAAGCAAGGACGTGACCGCCGTTTTCAGGCAGTACTTCCGCTACGTGGTAAAGTTATCAATACTGAAAAAGCAAAACTCGCTGATATCTTTAAAAATGAAGAAATCAATACCATCATCCATGCAATCGGCGGCGGTGTGGGATCGGATTTCAATGTTGAAGATATCAATTATGATAAAGTCGTTATCATGACAGATGCAGATACCGATGGAGCACATATTCAAGTACTCTTGCTTACATTCTTTTATCGCTATATGAAGCCTTTACTTGAAGCTGGAAAAGTGTTTATTGCTCTTCCTCCTCTTTATAAAGTAAGTAAAGGGACTGGAAAAAAAGAAATTATTGAATATGCTTGGAACGAAGATGAACTTCAAGATGCCATGAAAAAGGTTGGCCGAGGTTATATTATTCAGCGTTACAAAGGTCTTGGAGAAATGAATGCGGATCAACTTTGGGAAACGACAATGGATCCAGAAACCCGCACGCTAATTCGAGTGAAAATTGATGATGCGGCAAGAGCAGAACGCCGTGTTACGACACTTATGGGCGATAAGGTTGAGCCACGCCGAAAATGGATTGAAAGCAATGTGGCCTTTGGTTTAGAAGAGGATGACACGATTTTGGAAAATGAAAATATAACGGTCTCTGAGGAGGGTTCTGAAGGATGA
- the tlp gene encoding small acid-soluble spore protein Tlp, with the protein MAYNNKPNPDDRSDNVEKLQSMIHNTIENMEAAEESLACADSEQQRQQIEAKNQRRRESIDSFRSEIKDEANNQQS; encoded by the coding sequence GTGGCCTATAATAATAAGCCTAATCCAGATGACCGTAGCGATAATGTGGAGAAACTTCAATCCATGATTCATAATACAATTGAAAATATGGAAGCCGCTGAAGAGTCGCTTGCATGTGCAGATAGCGAGCAGCAGCGTCAACAAATTGAAGCAAAAAACCAACGTAGACGTGAAAGTATCGACTCGTTCCGTTCCGAAATTAAGGATGAAGCAAATAACCAACAAAGCTAA
- a CDS encoding thioesterase family protein, producing MEKYYQSTREIQLYYADTDMMGVIYHANYLKFFELGRTGFIEDLGYNYLAMEESGYYAPVYDIQITYKKPLRYGDQAFVKTWVELNDGIKTIYGYTIVNGNEEICAEGTSTHIIVKKENFRPTSFKKAFPEWYLKYEEVKKK from the coding sequence GTGGAAAAATATTATCAATCGACTAGAGAGATTCAGCTTTACTATGCAGATACAGATATGATGGGTGTCATTTACCATGCCAATTATTTAAAGTTTTTTGAGCTAGGCAGAACAGGATTTATTGAAGATCTCGGATATAATTACTTAGCGATGGAAGAGTCCGGTTACTATGCCCCTGTATATGATATTCAAATCACATATAAAAAACCTTTACGGTATGGTGATCAAGCCTTTGTAAAAACATGGGTGGAGTTAAACGATGGAATAAAAACTATTTATGGCTATACAATTGTAAATGGAAACGAAGAAATTTGTGCAGAGGGAACATCCACTCATATTATTGTCAAGAAAGAAAATTTCAGGCCTACTTCTTTCAAGAAAGCCTTTCCTGAATGGTATTTAAAATATGAGGAAGTAAAGAAAAAATAG
- a CDS encoding AAA family ATPase, translated as MKDLLSSLSFPPIRETDNRTAKKKTAEQYIDICESFLKVADEQLQGLQAKVDLTSTMVNRQHFLKYQKLFELLSTAIEETGSLLKAAKEYDQSITGVFHTSTFYEDLKLHMSNLDEIKQTWAQQFDEEESSSATKTENALEQLNNMIGMDLVKKRVNDFYRFLKYQKQRKELGFQIKDELSLNMILTGNPGTGKTTLARLLAKIYYELGVLPREEVVETDRSQLVGGFVGQTEENVRAVVERSIGGVLFIDEAYSLKREGQTGNDYGQSAIDTLVSLMTGSEYGGKFAVILAGYPEEMRTFLEANPGLRSRFPQSNFIHLPNYTNNELIQIAEKVALDNDYLLTEESKSEIELRLEHERVDETFGNARTVRNIVLDAIFKKGAYKKAVEEDLLDYMLLNKEDFRLEKESNPEPPQEKLDRLIGLPSLKEEMKSLISFVKMQQFRRKKGLPTVPIQLHAVFTGNPGTGKTTVAKIYAEFLKECGILKRGHLIVASRADFVAGFVGQTAGKTKKKIKEALGGVLFIDEAYSLLGHSNSDFGKEVIDTLVDEMTKQNENLVVVLAGYPNEMDQLLESNPGLRSRFKKYFLFPDYSSEELLEIMGTYAENYQYHLTEEAKRELIETIETENTSGNGRFATNLVDEMIQAQASRLMGFEHEETLMEKSMYLEVEDVNAALRKIK; from the coding sequence ATGAAAGACCTGTTGTCATCTCTTTCTTTTCCCCCTATTCGAGAAACTGATAATCGTACAGCTAAAAAGAAAACAGCAGAGCAGTACATAGATATTTGTGAAAGCTTTCTTAAAGTTGCCGATGAACAATTACAAGGTTTGCAGGCTAAAGTGGATTTAACCTCCACTATGGTAAATCGACAGCATTTCCTTAAATATCAGAAGCTGTTTGAATTACTTTCAACTGCTATTGAGGAAACCGGTAGTTTGTTAAAGGCAGCGAAGGAATACGATCAATCCATAACTGGTGTCTTCCATACGTCCACTTTTTACGAAGACTTAAAATTGCACATGTCTAATTTAGATGAAATCAAACAAACTTGGGCACAGCAATTTGATGAAGAAGAATCTTCTTCTGCAACTAAAACAGAAAACGCACTCGAACAGTTAAATAACATGATTGGTATGGATTTAGTCAAGAAGCGTGTAAATGATTTTTATCGTTTCTTAAAATACCAAAAACAACGGAAAGAGCTTGGATTCCAAATTAAGGATGAACTCAGTCTAAATATGATATTAACAGGAAATCCTGGTACTGGAAAAACGACACTCGCTCGTTTATTGGCAAAAATTTATTATGAATTAGGGGTTCTACCACGTGAAGAAGTCGTCGAAACTGACCGCTCACAGTTAGTGGGAGGATTTGTTGGACAAACAGAGGAAAATGTTCGAGCCGTCGTGGAGCGTTCTATTGGCGGAGTATTATTTATAGATGAAGCCTATAGTTTAAAACGCGAAGGTCAAACAGGCAATGATTATGGCCAATCCGCTATCGATACACTCGTTTCCTTAATGACAGGAAGTGAATATGGTGGAAAATTCGCAGTGATTTTAGCGGGATATCCAGAAGAAATGCGTACATTTTTAGAAGCAAATCCAGGCCTCCGCAGTCGTTTTCCGCAATCAAATTTTATTCATTTACCTAATTATACCAACAATGAACTCATTCAAATTGCCGAAAAAGTGGCTTTAGATAACGACTATTTACTTACAGAGGAATCAAAAAGTGAAATAGAACTACGACTCGAACACGAGCGTGTAGATGAAACGTTTGGAAATGCACGAACCGTACGAAATATAGTTTTAGATGCTATCTTTAAAAAAGGAGCCTACAAGAAAGCCGTAGAGGAGGATCTACTCGATTATATGCTCCTGAATAAAGAAGATTTTCGTTTGGAAAAAGAGAGCAATCCTGAACCACCGCAAGAAAAATTGGATCGATTAATTGGTCTTCCATCGTTAAAAGAAGAGATGAAGTCCTTAATTTCATTTGTAAAAATGCAACAATTTAGAAGAAAAAAAGGGCTCCCCACCGTTCCTATCCAGCTTCATGCTGTATTTACTGGAAACCCTGGTACTGGTAAAACAACCGTGGCTAAGATTTATGCAGAGTTTCTTAAAGAATGCGGTATCTTGAAACGGGGGCACCTTATTGTTGCCAGTAGAGCAGATTTCGTGGCAGGATTTGTGGGCCAAACTGCAGGAAAAACAAAGAAAAAAATTAAGGAAGCACTTGGTGGTGTATTATTCATTGATGAAGCCTATTCCCTTCTTGGTCATTCAAACAGTGATTTCGGGAAAGAGGTAATTGACACCCTAGTTGATGAAATGACGAAACAAAATGAAAACCTTGTGGTAGTCCTAGCCGGGTATCCAAATGAAATGGACCAACTTTTAGAGAGTAACCCTGGTCTTCGATCGAGGTTTAAAAAATATTTTCTTTTTCCAGATTATTCTTCAGAAGAATTGCTTGAAATTATGGGAACCTATGCTGAAAATTATCAGTATCACTTAACAGAAGAGGCGAAAAGGGAATTAATTGAAACCATTGAAACAGAAAATACTAGCGGCAACGGTCGTTTTGCGACAAACTTGGTGGATGAAATGATCCAAGCACAAGCATCACGGTTAATGGGTTTTGAGCACGAAGAGACTCTTATGGAAAAATCTATGTACCTTGAAGTAGAAGATGTGAATGCAGCTTTAAGAAAAATTAAATAA
- a CDS encoding HesB/YadR/YfhF family protein, with product MKIHITNEAAAWYKKELGLSNGDYVRFFARYGGCSTVQSGFSLGISTDEPIDIGTKSEVDGINFYIEEKDLWFFDDHDLTIEYKETYEEPVFQYNK from the coding sequence ATGAAAATACATATTACAAATGAAGCAGCAGCATGGTATAAAAAGGAGCTCGGACTTAGCAATGGTGATTATGTTCGCTTTTTCGCCCGCTATGGAGGATGTAGCACTGTCCAAAGTGGTTTTTCTCTAGGTATCTCTACTGACGAACCAATCGACATTGGCACAAAGTCAGAAGTCGATGGAATTAACTTTTATATTGAAGAAAAAGATTTATGGTTTTTTGATGACCATGATTTAACCATTGAATATAAAGAAACCTATGAAGAGCCTGTTTTTCAATATAACAAATAA
- a CDS encoding ATP-binding protein, with product MLVINLMLFLSICFFIITISYLIYKNRELTTKLKSSEGKNRDLANKYKLVSQELDSPTHDEETRYRKKDLLQLHQSKFTVLNEISSSMEQEWIQHLNSLSLLVQDVREARAFGEIDDLYIDTFINESMSQIKHLTQSVSDFRKFQLDNAIKEAFSVGDSIEYALTLFSSSLHNHNIHVNFEYHGQQMGYGYLNEFSYMLLIMFIKVRDAFLANGIQNKKIYIHLNETESFVTVDIQDNAGKIESEDLLRIMEADVTTDFPGGELELYMAKIILERMDGRISFESTSEGTRFLLELPKACKVINPVSSTM from the coding sequence TTGTTAGTAATAAATTTAATGTTATTCCTTTCCATTTGCTTTTTTATAATCACCATTTCCTACTTGATCTATAAAAACCGAGAGCTTACGACAAAGCTGAAGTCGAGTGAGGGAAAAAATCGGGACTTAGCAAATAAATATAAATTAGTTAGCCAAGAATTAGATTCACCTACTCATGATGAAGAAACTAGATACAGAAAAAAGGATCTTCTTCAACTCCATCAATCTAAATTTACAGTCTTAAATGAAATCAGTTCTAGTATGGAACAAGAGTGGATACAACATTTAAACAGTCTATCATTATTGGTTCAGGATGTAAGAGAGGCACGTGCTTTCGGAGAAATCGACGACTTGTATATTGACACATTTATCAATGAAAGTATGTCTCAAATAAAACATTTAACACAGTCAGTAAGTGACTTTCGTAAATTTCAACTGGATAATGCCATTAAAGAAGCATTTTCAGTGGGTGATTCGATTGAATACGCCTTAACATTATTTTCCTCGAGTCTTCACAATCATAATATTCATGTGAATTTTGAATATCACGGCCAACAAATGGGTTATGGTTATTTAAATGAGTTCAGTTATATGCTATTGATTATGTTTATAAAAGTCCGAGATGCATTTTTAGCAAACGGCATTCAAAACAAGAAAATATATATTCATTTGAACGAAACAGAAAGTTTTGTAACAGTCGATATTCAGGATAATGCAGGTAAAATCGAATCAGAGGATTTGCTAAGGATAATGGAAGCTGATGTTACCACTGATTTTCCAGGAGGAGAGCTAGAACTATACATGGCAAAAATAATTCTTGAGAGAATGGATGGTAGAATCTCATTTGAAAGTACTAGTGAGGGTACAAGATTCCTCCTAGAATTACCGAAGGCGTGTAAAGTAATAAATCCCGTATCTTCTACAATGTAA
- a CDS encoding CoA-binding protein: MTVEIPSREELGAILKKAKRIAVVGLSNNPERTSYQVSAAMQKAGYEIIPVNPTINGEVLGVKAVGSLKEIEGHVDIVNVFRRSEQLFEVAKEFADIDAEIFWAQLGLMNEEAYDYLKEKGYTVVMDRCIKVEHALTR, translated from the coding sequence ATGACAGTTGAGATTCCTAGCCGTGAAGAATTAGGAGCTATTTTAAAAAAAGCAAAAAGAATTGCGGTTGTGGGTTTGAGTAATAACCCTGAACGTACCTCTTATCAAGTTTCAGCAGCGATGCAAAAAGCAGGATATGAGATTATCCCGGTGAATCCTACCATTAATGGAGAGGTATTAGGAGTAAAAGCTGTAGGTTCTTTAAAAGAGATCGAAGGACATGTTGATATCGTAAATGTCTTCCGTCGTTCCGAGCAATTATTTGAAGTTGCGAAAGAGTTTGCTGATATCGATGCAGAAATCTTTTGGGCCCAGCTCGGGCTAATGAATGAAGAAGCCTATGATTATCTAAAAGAAAAGGGCTATACGGTAGTCATGGACCGGTGTATTAAAGTAGAGCATGCATTAACAAGATAA
- the plsY gene encoding glycerol-3-phosphate 1-O-acyltransferase PlsY: MVQIILVLILAYLLGSIPSGLIVGKVFYKTDIRRHGSGNLGGTNTFRTLGVKAGIAVTLADILKGTLAAALPHLFSVDINPLLAGVLAVLGHTYPIFAGFRGGKAVATSGGVLLLCAPFMFITVLLVFFLGLYITKYVSLSSMIAGLCGVIYALIIWDIPLLIAVTLLASFVIYRHRANIKRIINKTEPKIKWL, encoded by the coding sequence ATGGTTCAAATTATTTTAGTCTTGATCCTAGCCTATTTGTTAGGCTCCATCCCCTCTGGTTTAATTGTCGGTAAAGTTTTTTATAAAACCGATATTCGTCGTCACGGAAGCGGCAATTTAGGGGGAACGAACACTTTCCGAACACTTGGAGTAAAAGCAGGCATTGCTGTAACTCTTGCTGATATCCTTAAAGGAACATTAGCGGCTGCCTTACCACATCTTTTTTCTGTCGACATTAACCCGTTACTCGCAGGTGTACTAGCAGTACTTGGGCACACATACCCAATCTTTGCTGGATTCCGAGGGGGGAAAGCTGTAGCCACTTCAGGTGGAGTTCTATTACTCTGTGCACCATTTATGTTCATTACTGTTCTGCTCGTGTTTTTCTTAGGTCTGTACATAACCAAATATGTTTCCCTTTCTTCTATGATCGCTGGACTATGTGGGGTGATTTATGCACTTATCATATGGGATATCCCACTATTAATTGCAGTAACCCTTCTGGCATCATTCGTCATTTACCGCCATCGAGCAAATATTAAAAGAATTATCAATAAAACAGAACCAAAAATTAAGTGGCTATAA